One segment of Mycolicibacterium sp. YH-1 DNA contains the following:
- a CDS encoding ABC transporter ATP-binding protein — protein MTRPMRSVLTTPNEPTRDFRGTAVRLLKRLTPQRGLTLTVLSLGAVGVAIGVIGPRILGHATDLLFNGVIGRQLPAGITKEQAIEAARARGDTTFADLLSGMNVVPGRGVDFDAVGRTLLLALGLYLVAALLVWIQARLLNVAVQRTMVSLRADVEAKVHRLPLSYFDTRQRGEVLSRVTNDVDNVQSSLSMTISQLLTSILTIVAVLVMMLTISPLLTLITVVVVPLSLFATRVIARRSQRLFVAQWRNTGRLNAHIEETYSGFTVVKTFGHRALAEERFRDLNDDVYQAGFGAQFLSGLVAPVTGFIGNISYVAVAVVGGLQVATGQITLGSIQAFIQYVRQFNQPLTQVASMYNTMQSGIASAERVFDLLDADEETPDPTGPTDGRRGAGRVEFDHIEFAYRPGTPVISDLSLVAEPGSTVAIVGPTGAGKTTLVNLLMRFYEVDSGRILLDGVDIASLSRRDLRSRIGMVLQDTWLFGGTIYDNIAYGKPDCTPDEVVAAARAAHVDRFVHTLPDGYDTVVNDDGGNISAGEKQLITIARAVLAQPDLLILDEATSSVDTRTELLIQQAMAELRRDRTSFIIAHRLSTIRDADQILVMEAGQIVERGTHAELLERHGEYWAMTRA, from the coding sequence ATGACCCGTCCGATGCGCTCGGTGCTGACGACACCGAACGAACCCACCCGAGACTTCCGGGGAACGGCCGTCCGCCTGCTCAAGAGGCTCACGCCGCAACGCGGTCTGACCCTGACGGTGCTGTCGCTCGGCGCGGTCGGGGTCGCGATCGGCGTCATCGGCCCGCGCATCCTCGGACATGCCACCGACCTGCTGTTCAACGGTGTCATCGGTCGTCAACTGCCTGCAGGCATCACCAAGGAACAGGCCATCGAGGCCGCCAGGGCACGCGGCGACACGACGTTCGCCGATCTGCTGTCGGGCATGAACGTCGTTCCCGGCCGGGGGGTGGACTTCGACGCGGTGGGGCGCACGCTGCTGCTCGCGCTCGGCCTGTACCTCGTCGCCGCGCTGCTGGTCTGGATTCAGGCGCGGCTGCTCAACGTGGCGGTGCAGCGCACCATGGTTTCGCTGCGCGCCGACGTCGAGGCCAAGGTGCACCGACTTCCGCTGTCCTACTTCGACACCCGGCAGCGTGGCGAGGTGCTGAGCCGGGTGACCAATGACGTCGACAACGTCCAGTCATCGCTGTCGATGACGATCAGCCAGCTGCTGACGTCGATCCTGACGATCGTCGCGGTGCTGGTGATGATGCTGACGATCTCACCGCTGCTCACGCTCATCACGGTGGTGGTGGTGCCGCTGTCACTGTTCGCCACACGCGTCATCGCGCGGCGCTCGCAGCGGCTCTTCGTGGCGCAGTGGCGCAACACCGGCAGGCTCAACGCGCACATCGAGGAGACCTACAGCGGTTTCACCGTCGTCAAGACGTTTGGCCACCGGGCACTGGCCGAGGAGAGGTTCCGCGACCTCAACGACGACGTCTATCAGGCCGGCTTCGGCGCGCAGTTCCTGTCGGGCCTGGTCGCGCCGGTAACGGGCTTCATCGGCAACATCAGTTATGTGGCGGTGGCGGTGGTCGGCGGCCTGCAAGTGGCAACCGGCCAGATCACGCTCGGCAGTATTCAGGCCTTCATCCAGTACGTCCGGCAGTTCAATCAGCCGCTGACCCAGGTGGCGTCGATGTACAACACGATGCAGTCCGGAATCGCCAGCGCCGAACGGGTATTCGACCTGCTCGACGCCGACGAGGAGACACCCGACCCCACCGGGCCGACCGACGGCCGTCGCGGTGCCGGGCGCGTGGAGTTCGACCACATCGAGTTCGCCTACCGACCGGGCACGCCCGTGATCTCGGATCTGTCGCTTGTCGCCGAACCTGGCAGCACCGTCGCGATCGTGGGCCCCACCGGGGCGGGCAAGACGACGCTGGTGAACCTCCTGATGCGGTTCTACGAGGTCGACTCCGGGCGGATCCTGCTCGACGGTGTCGACATCGCGTCGCTGAGCCGGCGAGACCTGCGGTCCCGGATCGGGATGGTGCTGCAGGACACCTGGCTGTTCGGCGGCACGATCTACGACAACATCGCCTACGGCAAGCCCGACTGCACGCCCGACGAGGTGGTCGCCGCGGCGCGGGCCGCGCACGTCGACAGGTTCGTGCACACGCTGCCCGACGGCTACGACACCGTCGTCAATGACGACGGCGGCAACATCAGCGCTGGGGAGAAGCAGCTGATCACGATCGCGCGGGCCGTCCTCGCCCAGCCGGACCTGCTGATCCTCGATGAGGCGACCAGTTCGGTGGACACCCGCACCGAGCTGCTCATTCAGCAGGCGATGGCCGAGTTGCGCCGCGACCGAACGAGTTTCATCATCGCCCACCGGCTCTCGACGATCCGGGACGCGGATCAGATCCTGGTGATGGAGGCGGGCCAGATCGTCGAGCGGGGCACGCACGCGGAACTGCTGGAACGCCACGGCGAGTACTGGGCCATGACCCGGGCCTGA
- a CDS encoding glycosyltransferase family 2 protein — MADRSPDEYKHNGYDDRPSPAQLASGTVEVRVAKPAPTTGSRRAKRTRPTSSPPTVSLVIPVRNEARTIACFLEQIADEVSEIILVDGNSTDATLITACSARPDIKVISQEGVGKGSALRTGFLAASSDVIVVMDADGSMAPQEIRHYLHFLTNGYDFVKGSRFIVGGGSLDSTHSGRLGNRFVLTVFNTLYDTNLTDLTYGFCAFHRRYLDLLSLRATGLEIEAEMAVRAVQVGLRVVEVPSLEMSRRSGKSNLHAIRNGIRVLRTVVRSHHSEVLGPVMPPPPKSTGAQQLARTSPR; from the coding sequence ATGGCTGACCGGAGCCCGGATGAATACAAGCACAACGGATACGACGACCGGCCGTCGCCAGCTCAGTTGGCGAGCGGGACGGTCGAAGTCAGGGTGGCAAAGCCCGCACCGACTACTGGTAGCCGACGGGCCAAGCGAACCCGCCCGACCTCCTCCCCACCGACCGTCAGCTTGGTCATCCCGGTCAGGAACGAGGCGCGAACCATCGCGTGCTTCCTCGAGCAGATCGCCGACGAAGTCAGCGAAATCATCCTGGTCGACGGAAACTCAACTGACGCAACACTGATCACCGCCTGCAGCGCCCGCCCGGACATCAAGGTGATATCCCAGGAGGGCGTCGGCAAGGGCAGTGCGCTCAGGACCGGCTTCCTGGCCGCCTCCAGCGACGTCATCGTGGTGATGGACGCCGACGGAAGTATGGCGCCGCAAGAGATTCGGCACTATCTGCACTTTCTCACCAATGGATATGACTTCGTCAAGGGTTCACGGTTCATCGTGGGCGGCGGGTCGTTGGACAGCACACATTCCGGTCGGCTCGGCAATCGGTTCGTGCTGACCGTGTTCAACACCCTCTACGACACCAATCTCACCGATCTGACCTACGGCTTCTGCGCATTTCACCGCCGCTATTTGGATCTCCTCTCGCTCAGGGCGACCGGATTGGAGATCGAGGCGGAAATGGCCGTCCGGGCGGTGCAGGTCGGTCTGCGGGTCGTGGAGGTACCAAGTCTGGAGATGTCACGGAGGTCAGGAAAGTCGAACCTCCATGCCATCCGCAATGGCATCAGGGTGTTGCGCACCGTCGTACGCAGTCACCATTCCGAAGTGTTGGGACCCGTCATGCCGCCGCCACCGAAAAGCACTGGCGCCCAACAGCTCGCACGAACCTCGCCCAGATGA
- a CDS encoding FAD-dependent oxidoreductase — MNGQAMRVIVVGAGLSGLTAAVDLAAAGAEVTVLEARDRVGGRMHGIPISEDVVADGGAAYLGVRHTELLALIREHGLGLASTAMVGDSTFLLSGHRTTTASRVPPLDAVALGDLFDRLEDLVAQVRPDAPWQGRGAERLDRLTAARWLADEVEHPDARTFFPLFIGEMMAADPAAISVLHMAFYLRSGGGIRYLNAFEGGAQQWRIDGGAHLLTQALAERLGGRVRLAHPVSAIDQNADEVIVHCPSTTGGDASQYRADRVVVAVPPLLAQQIEFRPALRTPRATPATGRGCAVKVHLGYPAPLWRERGLSGWSVSANGPLLSTVDDSPADESAGVLTGFVTGAAASAFSAQSPSQQREAVRNHTRQLFPELPSPTQCTVTDWLAEKYSRGCYAALFGPGDWLRLGPTLTEPHGRVHWAGTETSLEFFGLMEGAIRSGRRVATELIQGAEPATTSRKVLVR, encoded by the coding sequence ATGAACGGGCAAGCGATGCGTGTCATCGTCGTTGGTGCTGGCCTGTCCGGGCTCACAGCAGCTGTCGACTTGGCCGCGGCGGGCGCGGAGGTGACCGTGCTGGAGGCACGTGATCGGGTGGGCGGCCGGATGCACGGCATCCCGATATCAGAGGATGTCGTCGCCGACGGGGGTGCCGCCTATCTGGGGGTGCGGCACACCGAACTGCTCGCACTCATACGGGAGCATGGACTTGGCCTGGCCTCGACAGCGATGGTCGGGGACAGCACGTTCCTGCTGTCGGGCCATCGGACCACAACCGCGAGTCGCGTGCCGCCGCTGGACGCAGTCGCGCTCGGCGACCTGTTCGATCGGCTTGAGGACCTCGTCGCGCAGGTCCGGCCGGATGCACCTTGGCAAGGCCGGGGTGCGGAGCGCCTCGACCGACTGACTGCCGCGCGCTGGCTAGCCGACGAGGTCGAGCATCCGGACGCGCGGACCTTCTTCCCGCTGTTCATTGGCGAGATGATGGCAGCCGATCCTGCCGCGATCTCCGTTCTGCACATGGCCTTCTATCTGCGGTCTGGCGGTGGGATCCGCTATCTCAACGCCTTCGAGGGCGGCGCCCAGCAGTGGCGGATCGATGGCGGCGCACATCTGCTGACTCAAGCACTCGCTGAACGGCTCGGTGGACGAGTGCGGTTGGCACATCCGGTATCTGCGATCGACCAGAACGCCGATGAGGTGATCGTGCATTGCCCTTCGACCACCGGCGGCGACGCCTCGCAGTATCGCGCCGACCGAGTGGTCGTCGCCGTGCCACCACTGTTGGCGCAGCAAATCGAGTTTCGGCCTGCGCTGCGCACGCCACGGGCGACACCGGCCACTGGCCGGGGCTGCGCAGTCAAGGTCCACCTTGGCTATCCGGCACCGCTCTGGCGTGAGCGTGGGTTGTCAGGATGGTCGGTGAGCGCAAACGGGCCTCTGCTGTCCACGGTCGACGACTCTCCCGCGGATGAATCTGCGGGTGTACTCACGGGATTCGTCACCGGCGCAGCGGCGTCAGCCTTCTCCGCGCAGTCGCCGAGCCAGCAGAGGGAGGCGGTGCGGAACCACACCCGCCAACTCTTTCCTGAGCTGCCGTCGCCGACGCAGTGCACGGTGACTGACTGGTTGGCGGAGAAGTACAGCAGGGGATGCTATGCCGCCCTGTTCGGACCCGGCGACTGGTTGCGGCTGGGACCGACGCTCACCGAACCCCATGGCCGCGTTCATTGGGCGGGGACCGAAACCAGCCTGGAGTTCTTTGGGCTGATGGAGGGTGCGATTCGGTCAGGTCGACGTGTCGCGACCGAATTGATCCAGGGCGCCGAACCGGCGACCACTTCGCGAAAGGTTCTGGTCCGATGA
- a CDS encoding GIY-YIG nuclease family protein: MPKGRSANSPADFLAARPHTREEVFSDPCPVPDAPGVNGWWFRTVPADIDVSGCQQRDGLTLLYVGISPTRPPVSGKPPSTQDLRKRVKYHFGAANADAEGSTLRKTLGILLSDELGFKLRRIGNGDRRTFAGGEAVLTQWMAENVLVSWVVHPEPWFLEEKLIAALDLPLNGQEANKANAFYPELKRLRRAAMNHANKQRVLKEWS; encoded by the coding sequence ATGCCTAAAGGGCGAAGCGCCAACAGCCCCGCGGACTTCCTTGCCGCCCGGCCGCACACACGGGAGGAAGTGTTCAGCGATCCATGCCCGGTGCCCGACGCGCCCGGCGTCAATGGCTGGTGGTTTCGCACGGTGCCCGCGGATATCGACGTATCGGGGTGCCAGCAGCGCGATGGGCTGACGTTGCTCTACGTCGGTATCAGTCCAACTCGCCCGCCGGTGAGCGGGAAGCCGCCGAGCACGCAGGATCTGCGCAAACGCGTGAAGTACCACTTTGGCGCGGCAAATGCCGACGCCGAGGGGTCGACGCTGCGCAAGACACTGGGCATCCTGCTGTCCGATGAACTCGGTTTCAAGCTGCGTCGGATCGGCAATGGCGACAGGCGCACATTCGCCGGAGGAGAAGCCGTCCTGACCCAGTGGATGGCCGAGAACGTCCTGGTGTCGTGGGTGGTTCACCCCGAGCCGTGGTTCCTCGAGGAGAAGTTGATCGCCGCCCTCGACCTGCCGCTCAACGGCCAGGAGGCCAACAAGGCCAACGCGTTCTATCCGGAGTTGAAGCGTCTGCGGCGCGCAGCGATGAACCACGCGAACAAGCAACGCGTGCTCAAGGAGTGGTCTTAG
- a CDS encoding AIM24 family protein, with the protein MTGPGAGSWQPDPEGRFDYRWWDGRQWSDQVSQQGQVGTAPMGAAPQAAQGGQPAAQHAEPAAQHVAQHATQQTDYAAQQGGQQYSAPQATAVGGGDGFAGITGDLVDGRFSEKESKPIANQNSRMLRVRLGEPFMARQGSMVAYQGNVDFAFEGGGAGKFLKKAFTGEGLPLMRCQGQGDVFLAEQAHDVHLLNLNNSGLSISGKNVLAFSSSLDWNIERVKGGSIATGGLFNTTLRGTGWVALTTDGPPVVLNAAEAPTFADTNAVVAWSANLQTQLKTSFKAGALIGRGSGEALQVSFHGQGFVIVQPSEGLQIPVQ; encoded by the coding sequence ATGACTGGACCAGGAGCTGGCAGCTGGCAGCCCGACCCCGAGGGCCGGTTCGACTATCGGTGGTGGGACGGCAGGCAGTGGAGCGATCAGGTCTCCCAGCAGGGTCAGGTCGGTACCGCACCGATGGGCGCCGCACCCCAGGCCGCCCAGGGCGGCCAACCCGCCGCGCAGCACGCGGAGCCCGCCGCACAACACGTCGCGCAGCATGCGACGCAGCAGACCGACTACGCCGCACAGCAAGGCGGCCAGCAGTACTCGGCACCGCAGGCCACTGCCGTCGGCGGCGGCGATGGCTTCGCGGGGATCACGGGCGATCTGGTCGACGGTCGGTTCAGCGAGAAGGAATCGAAGCCGATCGCGAACCAGAACTCGAGAATGCTGAGGGTGCGACTCGGCGAGCCGTTCATGGCGCGGCAGGGATCGATGGTCGCCTATCAGGGCAACGTCGACTTCGCGTTCGAGGGTGGCGGCGCGGGCAAGTTCCTCAAGAAGGCATTCACCGGCGAGGGCCTGCCCCTCATGCGGTGCCAGGGCCAGGGCGACGTGTTCCTGGCCGAGCAGGCCCACGACGTACACCTGTTGAACCTCAACAACTCCGGCCTGTCAATTAGCGGTAAGAACGTACTTGCCTTCTCGTCGAGCCTCGACTGGAACATCGAGCGGGTCAAGGGCGGCAGCATCGCGACCGGCGGCCTGTTCAACACGACGCTACGAGGCACCGGCTGGGTGGCGCTGACCACCGACGGCCCGCCCGTCGTGCTCAATGCCGCCGAGGCGCCGACATTCGCCGACACCAACGCCGTCGTCGCATGGTCAGCGAATCTGCAGACCCAGCTGAAGACGAGCTTCAAGGCAGGCGCCCTGATCGGCCGCGGTTCCGGTGAGGCACTCCAGGTGAGTTTCCACGGACAGGGTTTCGTGATCGTGCAGCCCTCGGAGGGCCTCCAGATTCCGGTGCAGTAA
- a CDS encoding acyl carrier protein, with protein MSAGHIVQIFRRVLDTIDVTPHSDFFDLGGDSLLATRVLSAIARDFGTELSWEDFIEDPSAAGLFDKVAAGVS; from the coding sequence ATGAGCGCAGGCCACATCGTCCAGATCTTCCGCAGGGTCCTCGACACCATTGACGTGACTCCGCACTCCGACTTCTTCGACCTCGGCGGCGACTCTCTGCTGGCCACCCGGGTGCTCAGTGCGATCGCACGGGACTTCGGAACAGAGCTGTCATGGGAGGACTTCATCGAAGACCCCTCTGCAGCTGGGTTGTTCGACAAAGTTGCGGCCGGGGTGTCATGA
- a CDS encoding class I adenylate-forming enzyme family protein, which translates to MGAFGGHDGLVYDQGPSTFTDLLSATTVWTDRTFLVHGERRISFRAFRNAVEAARPTLTSLGVGAGDRVMVFGYNSPEWIVALWATWRCGAVPVLANRWWSSVEIDHAVDLLAPRHVLADTTMAVNAPYSPLADLRAAFDAPVGETVPAPDTDGDDPALVLFTSGSSGMPKAVELSRRSVIGNQHNILARNRRFPHLLDAESPQAVSLATTPMFHVGGLSSLLTHFLTGGKIVMTEGRFDAGQILRLIEREGIQIWGAVPTMASRLLAHPDFESHDLSSLKSWPLGGAPVTTDLLDRIRTKLPNLRQRGLSNTWGMTEAGGFLTAGDARDLAAYPGTVGRPYPVVELRIADPNSEGVGEVLARSPTVMNGYVGVRAGMPDDDTVDAEGWLHTGDLGHLNEDGYLFIDGRSKDVVIRGGENIACPHVEAAIATHPAVVEVAALGIQHPDLGEELVAVVVHRIDADPPTVDELQRHAAGTLSYFAVPTRWEIRTAPLPTLAGEKVDKKTLAREFGAKTTP; encoded by the coding sequence GTGGGTGCGTTCGGTGGCCACGATGGCCTGGTCTACGACCAGGGTCCGTCAACGTTTACCGACCTGTTGTCGGCGACGACCGTGTGGACCGATCGCACGTTTCTGGTGCACGGTGAGCGACGGATCTCCTTCCGCGCCTTTCGCAATGCCGTCGAGGCGGCCCGCCCGACGCTGACGTCGCTGGGCGTCGGGGCGGGTGACCGCGTCATGGTGTTCGGCTACAACAGCCCGGAGTGGATCGTCGCACTGTGGGCCACGTGGCGCTGCGGTGCCGTACCCGTGTTGGCCAACAGATGGTGGAGCTCCGTCGAGATCGACCATGCCGTCGACCTTCTGGCGCCGCGCCACGTGCTCGCCGACACCACGATGGCGGTCAACGCACCGTATAGCCCGCTGGCGGATCTGCGCGCAGCGTTCGACGCCCCGGTGGGCGAGACCGTGCCCGCACCCGACACCGACGGCGACGACCCCGCCCTCGTCCTGTTCACGTCGGGCAGCTCTGGGATGCCGAAAGCCGTTGAACTGTCGCGCCGCTCGGTGATCGGAAACCAGCACAACATCCTCGCACGCAATCGGCGATTCCCGCATCTGCTCGACGCCGAGTCGCCGCAGGCGGTCAGCCTGGCCACCACACCGATGTTTCATGTCGGCGGCCTGTCGAGCCTGCTGACGCACTTCCTCACCGGCGGCAAGATCGTCATGACCGAGGGCCGCTTCGACGCCGGCCAGATCCTGCGCCTCATCGAGCGCGAGGGCATTCAAATCTGGGGCGCGGTACCCACCATGGCCAGCCGGCTTCTCGCACACCCCGACTTCGAGTCCCACGACTTGAGCAGCCTGAAGTCCTGGCCGTTGGGCGGCGCACCCGTCACCACCGACCTACTCGACCGCATCCGGACCAAACTGCCCAACCTGCGCCAGCGCGGACTGAGCAACACCTGGGGCATGACCGAGGCCGGCGGGTTTCTCACTGCGGGCGATGCGCGTGACCTGGCCGCGTACCCGGGCACCGTCGGTCGCCCCTACCCCGTCGTCGAACTCCGCATCGCCGACCCCAACTCCGAGGGCGTGGGCGAGGTACTCGCGCGCTCCCCCACCGTGATGAACGGCTACGTGGGTGTCCGGGCCGGGATGCCGGACGATGACACGGTCGATGCCGAAGGATGGCTGCACACCGGCGACCTCGGGCACCTCAACGAGGACGGCTACCTCTTCATCGACGGCCGGAGCAAGGACGTCGTCATTCGCGGTGGCGAGAACATCGCCTGCCCGCACGTCGAGGCCGCGATCGCCACGCACCCCGCCGTCGTCGAGGTCGCCGCACTCGGAATCCAGCACCCAGACCTCGGAGAGGAACTCGTGGCGGTGGTCGTGCACCGTATCGATGCCGACCCTCCGACTGTCGATGAGCTGCAGCGACACGCGGCGGGCACGCTTTCGTACTTCGCGGTCCCGACCCGGTGGGAGATCCGCACAGCGCCGCTGCCCACGCTGGCCGGGGAGAAGGTCGACAAGAAGACGCTGGCCCGCGAGTTCGGCGCTAAGACCACTCCTTGA
- a CDS encoding AMP-binding protein has product MRAPVTSATGFVGSALADHVLANGHHREADRSGHEASPDSDFVGDVVTDFVAAARDFPHRPAIVHDGAAITYHDLAERVRLTASRYRARHIAANGPSKLIGAVVSHTPAVAEHLLGILQAGATYCPVDAALPAARQQAIGAVLGLEHLTAVAADPLEPTALGVETLDRDPGSADEALPQSIWQRTDPAYVLCTSGSTGAPKPVVVSRHALTVTVRALRHLFALTPDDRILQFASLGWDTCLEEILPALTAGATLVFDKEAHSGSFPRFVRMLEEREVTVLDLPTAFWHELVYFLDEGHTALPDSVRLVVIGGERVDPTRLRQWRDLDTGQVSLLNTYGCTETTMITHAVQLAGPGIEPEATSTDAEAPIGRPLPHVLDHVTDEGELLVAGPALATEYLDLTDITAAAFPVADHGFGPTRWFRTGDLVTRGEDGLLHSRGRADEQVKVAGVRVHPAEVEVQLNTHPAVTGAVVLGERVLGRTALTAYIVATEPTTPADLKRYLRERLPSQFVPTQVKFVTALTYTSTGKVDRAATQRAAADYDSKGTSQ; this is encoded by the coding sequence ATGCGCGCACCCGTCACCAGCGCCACCGGATTCGTCGGATCCGCCTTGGCCGACCATGTCTTGGCCAACGGGCATCATAGGGAAGCGGATCGTTCCGGACACGAGGCCTCTCCCGACTCCGATTTCGTCGGCGACGTGGTTACGGATTTTGTCGCCGCTGCTCGGGACTTTCCACACCGCCCCGCCATCGTGCACGACGGCGCCGCAATCACCTATCACGACCTCGCAGAGCGGGTCCGTCTCACGGCATCGCGCTACAGAGCACGTCATATCGCCGCCAATGGCCCATCCAAACTGATCGGTGCCGTGGTCTCGCACACACCCGCAGTGGCAGAGCACCTGCTTGGGATACTGCAGGCAGGTGCCACGTACTGCCCCGTCGACGCCGCGCTTCCAGCCGCCCGCCAACAGGCCATCGGCGCAGTACTCGGGCTGGAGCATTTGACCGCAGTAGCCGCTGACCCGCTCGAACCAACGGCCCTGGGGGTCGAGACCCTCGACAGGGATCCCGGATCTGCGGATGAAGCACTGCCCCAGTCCATCTGGCAGCGGACCGATCCCGCCTACGTATTGTGCACATCCGGTTCCACTGGGGCACCCAAGCCTGTGGTGGTGTCGCGGCACGCCCTCACCGTCACAGTGCGTGCGCTGCGCCACCTCTTCGCGCTGACCCCCGATGACCGTATCCTCCAATTCGCTTCGCTTGGCTGGGACACCTGCCTGGAGGAGATTCTGCCCGCGCTGACTGCCGGCGCGACTCTTGTTTTCGACAAGGAGGCCCACTCCGGCTCGTTCCCGCGCTTCGTCCGGATGCTGGAGGAACGGGAAGTCACCGTCCTCGACCTGCCGACAGCGTTCTGGCACGAACTGGTCTACTTCCTAGACGAGGGGCACACGGCACTTCCAGACAGCGTCCGGCTGGTGGTGATCGGCGGCGAGCGGGTTGATCCAACCCGCTTGCGGCAGTGGCGTGATCTCGACACCGGCCAAGTCAGCTTGCTCAACACCTACGGCTGCACCGAAACCACCATGATCACCCATGCGGTGCAACTGGCCGGCCCCGGCATCGAACCTGAGGCCACTTCCACCGATGCCGAGGCACCAATCGGGCGTCCGCTCCCCCACGTGCTCGATCACGTCACCGATGAGGGTGAGCTGCTGGTGGCGGGGCCCGCCCTGGCCACTGAATACCTCGACCTGACGGACATCACCGCCGCCGCATTCCCGGTCGCAGACCACGGATTCGGGCCGACTCGGTGGTTTCGCACCGGTGACTTGGTCACCCGCGGCGAGGACGGTCTGCTGCACTCACGCGGCCGTGCTGACGAACAGGTGAAGGTCGCTGGTGTGCGCGTACATCCGGCCGAGGTCGAGGTGCAGTTGAACACCCATCCCGCCGTCACGGGAGCCGTCGTGTTGGGCGAACGCGTACTCGGGCGTACGGCATTGACGGCATACATCGTGGCGACCGAGCCGACCACGCCCGCTGATCTGAAGCGCTACCTACGTGAGCGCCTACCCAGTCAATTCGTACCCACGCAGGTGAAATTCGTTACTGCGCTGACCTACACGTCCACCGGAAAAGTTGATCGTGCAGCAACCCAGCGTGCTGCAGCGGATTACGACAGCAAAGGAACAAGCCAATGA
- a CDS encoding response regulator transcription factor → MDIWRQHGPSGQHSVVPTQLTPRGARDLVSWDKLSTDAGRGLVGWGLAEDRDPLLDARILIIDDCTLYRENLVNTFVANGIAAPSVAWDLPSLVNELNGATPSIVLLSIGTRDNLKLLQTALQISPAARVIVLGVSEDNESEIVACAEAGVAAYHTRTESLDHLLGLIRKIAAGESACSPRVAAILLNRLSALAAERQPPPAKELVLTAREAQILRMLEIGLSNRDIASQLCIAVHTVKNHVHSLLKKLGVSTRAEAAALSRTIRYTDDDDGN, encoded by the coding sequence ATGGACATCTGGAGGCAGCACGGACCCAGTGGTCAGCACAGCGTGGTTCCCACTCAACTGACCCCACGAGGTGCCCGTGACCTCGTCAGTTGGGACAAGCTGTCGACGGACGCAGGACGAGGGTTGGTGGGCTGGGGGCTGGCGGAGGACCGCGATCCCCTGCTCGATGCCCGCATTCTGATCATCGACGACTGCACGCTCTATCGCGAGAATCTCGTCAACACCTTCGTGGCGAACGGGATCGCCGCACCGAGCGTGGCGTGGGATCTGCCATCACTGGTCAACGAACTCAATGGCGCCACCCCGAGCATCGTCCTGCTGAGTATCGGAACTCGAGACAACCTGAAGCTGCTCCAGACGGCATTGCAGATCAGCCCTGCCGCTCGGGTCATCGTGCTGGGGGTCTCCGAGGACAACGAATCGGAGATAGTCGCCTGCGCCGAGGCGGGCGTGGCCGCCTACCACACTCGTACCGAGTCGCTCGACCACCTGCTCGGATTGATCCGCAAGATTGCTGCCGGCGAGTCGGCATGTTCACCTCGCGTCGCCGCGATTCTGCTGAACCGGCTATCTGCACTCGCCGCCGAACGCCAACCACCGCCGGCCAAGGAACTAGTTCTCACGGCCCGAGAGGCCCAGATCCTGAGGATGCTGGAAATCGGTCTCTCGAATCGGGATATCGCATCGCAGCTCTGCATCGCGGTTCACACCGTGAAGAACCACGTCCACAGCCTATTGAAGAAGCTGGGCGTGAGCACACGCGCCGAGGCGGCGGCACTCTCGAGGACCATTCGATACACCGACGATGACGACGGGAACTAG